From Thalassotalea euphylliae, the proteins below share one genomic window:
- the trmD gene encoding tRNA (guanosine(37)-N1)-methyltransferase TrmD has translation MWIGVISLFPEMFDAITQYGVTGRAIRKGLIEFHSWNPRDFTHDKHRTVDDRPYGGGPGMLMMVQPLRDAIHAARAKAQADGRNAKVIYLSPQGRKLDQVGVSELAQDDCLIFVAGRYEGIDERIIESDIDEEWSVGDYILSGGELPAMNVIDAVARFVPGVLGHELSAEQDSFSDGLLDCPHYTRPEVLDAGSEHEKAVPKVLLSGNHEHIRQWRQFQSLERTWHRRPELLTDLALTAEQAEMLKQIKCEATDRES, from the coding sequence ATGTGGATTGGGGTGATTAGCCTTTTTCCAGAGATGTTTGATGCCATAACACAGTATGGGGTGACAGGCCGAGCGATTCGTAAAGGCTTAATTGAATTTCATTCGTGGAATCCAAGAGACTTTACCCATGATAAACATCGCACTGTGGACGACCGACCTTATGGCGGCGGACCGGGCATGTTAATGATGGTACAACCGCTACGCGATGCGATTCACGCTGCTAGGGCAAAAGCTCAAGCAGATGGCCGCAACGCTAAGGTGATTTATTTATCACCGCAAGGCCGGAAACTAGACCAAGTTGGCGTGAGTGAATTAGCACAAGACGACTGCCTGATTTTTGTGGCAGGGCGTTACGAAGGAATTGACGAGCGGATCATCGAGTCAGATATTGACGAAGAATGGTCAGTCGGTGATTACATTTTAAGTGGCGGTGAACTGCCGGCAATGAATGTAATTGACGCAGTCGCAAGGTTTGTTCCCGGCGTGCTAGGGCATGAGCTATCAGCCGAGCAAGACTCGTTTTCTGATGGTTTATTAGATTGCCCACACTATACAAGACCAGAAGTATTAGACGCTGGCTCTGAACATGAGAAAGCAGTACCTAAGGTGTTGTTAAGTGGTAATCACGAACATATTCGACAATGGCGACAGTTTCAGTCACTGGAAAGAACTTGGCACAGGCGACCAGAACTTTTAACTGACCTAGCTCTGACGGCAGAGCAGGCTGAAATGCTCAAGCAAATCAAGTGTGAAGCCACTGACCGTGAATCCTAG
- the rplS gene encoding 50S ribosomal protein L19, which yields MSNIIKALEQEQMKTDVPAFAQGDTVVVQVKVKEGDKERLQAFEGVVIAIKNRGLHSAFTVRKISNGVGVERVFQTHSPLVDSIAVKRRGDVRQSKLYYLRERSGRSARIKEKLAKK from the coding sequence ATGAGTAACATTATTAAAGCTCTTGAACAAGAGCAAATGAAAACTGACGTACCTGCGTTCGCGCAAGGTGACACAGTTGTTGTACAAGTAAAAGTTAAAGAAGGTGATAAAGAGCGTCTTCAAGCGTTTGAAGGTGTTGTTATCGCGATTAAAAACCGTGGTTTACATTCAGCTTTCACTGTTCGCAAAATTTCGAACGGTGTAGGCGTTGAGCGTGTATTCCAGACACATAGCCCATTAGTTGACTCTATTGCAGTTAAACGCCGCGGTGATGTTCGTCAATCTAAACTTTACTACCTACGCGAGCGCTCTGGTCGTTCAGCGCGTATCAAAGAGAAGTTGGCGAAGAAGTAA
- a CDS encoding SO_0444 family Cu/Zn efflux transporter, whose amino-acid sequence MNIGADVETASLLVSNFIALTLDASPWLLLGLLIAGLMKAWLPSQLLAKHLGQGNSAIVKAALVGAPLPLCSCGVIPVATELKRSGASSPATSSFLVATPETGVDSITVSYAMLGPFFALFRPVSAVVSAIATGFLVKTAKPLTEPQSKSAQAKGSCCHSKTQVEEVHTTETATSCCASTHDKATEKSAGQKTLQGVRYALTQLIDDIIKWLLVGLLFATLVKTFVPTELLTTYGSGIPAMLLMILISIPMYICATASTPIAAGFIFAGISPGTALVFMMAGPATNISTLGVIKNEMGASVLSRYLAGISVSAIAFGLLLDELVKILNIDINQQMQHSHELLPLWLSAGSALLIFTAAIKPIRRKILN is encoded by the coding sequence ATGAATATTGGGGCAGATGTGGAAACTGCAAGCTTACTCGTATCAAATTTTATTGCTTTAACGCTAGATGCCAGCCCTTGGCTGCTGTTGGGTTTGTTAATTGCTGGGTTAATGAAAGCTTGGCTACCAAGCCAATTACTGGCTAAACACTTAGGCCAAGGCAATAGCGCGATTGTTAAGGCCGCGTTAGTCGGTGCCCCTTTGCCCTTGTGTTCATGTGGCGTTATTCCCGTTGCGACTGAGCTAAAACGCAGCGGCGCATCATCGCCGGCAACCTCATCGTTTCTCGTCGCAACTCCTGAAACCGGGGTTGATTCAATTACGGTATCTTATGCCATGCTTGGGCCATTTTTCGCGTTATTCAGGCCTGTTTCCGCCGTTGTTTCAGCCATTGCAACTGGTTTTTTGGTAAAAACAGCAAAGCCACTGACAGAACCTCAAAGTAAGTCTGCACAAGCTAAAGGCAGTTGCTGCCATAGCAAAACGCAAGTAGAGGAAGTGCATACCACTGAAACTGCCACCAGCTGCTGTGCATCAACACACGACAAGGCCACAGAAAAAAGTGCTGGTCAGAAAACGCTACAAGGGGTGAGGTATGCCCTTACCCAATTAATTGACGATATCATTAAGTGGCTGTTGGTCGGTTTACTCTTCGCCACCTTAGTCAAAACGTTTGTGCCGACGGAATTACTGACCACTTATGGCAGCGGCATTCCTGCCATGCTGCTGATGATTTTAATTTCAATTCCCATGTATATCTGCGCAACGGCTTCAACGCCTATCGCGGCGGGCTTTATTTTTGCCGGCATTTCGCCTGGAACGGCTCTGGTATTTATGATGGCAGGCCCTGCCACCAATATTTCAACCTTAGGTGTAATTAAAAATGAAATGGGCGCTTCGGTTTTATCGCGCTATCTAGCTGGCATTTCCGTGTCTGCCATTGCTTTTGGTTTATTGCTCGATGAACTCGTGAAAATACTGAATATCGATATTAATCAGCAAATGCAGCACAGTCATGAATTATTGCCGCTATGGCTAAGCGCAGGTAGTGCACTGCTAATATTCACCGCAGCGATTAAACCTATTCGCCGCAAAATACTGAATTAA
- a CDS encoding EAL domain-containing protein has translation MKKKLQVRVARTIIFFILTIITAMGAYLTWQSELASQQLHQVSESTLGDALMEQLNKKGKDTAIYMAETLTNALYSYDLEDINQLITAITKQHDIIYAYVYDEQDKLLHDGSALIDSYGELIPTSISTGLAKAPHSVLVIERTNQLQFARNVFIGEEKIGGVVIVFSLDGIRTDISQLNQSMAEIDSSRLRANIYSIASVAIILTVFGSLAAWKITRRLVMPITQLSQYATYIGDGNYDFNIEISDNQDEITELAVSFNQMKDNLKTSSEQIYQLAYQDALTKLPNRRLFKEKLEAAIHQEQAKFAVLFIDIDNFKHVNDNLGHDVGDALLVEVAERLKQSVRCSDDIFTAEESELSELPQSHAIIARIGGDEFTVILLDIDDPELISPITQRIIKNICQPYVINGQKAFVGASIGVATYPQDGTTASSLMKNADIAMYHAKFNGKNQCQFYSSDINQAIRNELAIENDIASALEEEQFLLHYQPKIDLQRGGLCSVEALIRWHHPERGRVSPAEFIPVAENTGLILPMGEWIIETACRQLKDWQSTQANQVAIAINISAIQFKQAELDDVILSMLDKYQLPYHLLEIEVTETVVIENEEEAIRILTRLSQAGIHIWIDDFGTGYSSLGYLRKLPIYGVKIDYSFIRDIDKNEGAQKLCQAIIAMANSLNLKVVAEGIEQISQESIVKRLHCDYAQGFLYGKAQPGDVLLENFFEQKENENAVNSVREVDSSILKN, from the coding sequence ATGAAAAAAAAGTTACAGGTTCGCGTTGCCCGAACCATTATATTTTTCATTTTAACCATTATCACTGCCATGGGGGCTTATCTCACATGGCAGTCTGAGCTTGCCTCTCAACAGCTGCATCAGGTCAGTGAGTCGACCTTAGGTGATGCGCTAATGGAGCAGCTCAACAAAAAAGGCAAAGATACCGCTATTTATATGGCAGAAACGCTTACCAATGCACTGTACTCTTACGATCTGGAAGATATTAACCAATTAATCACTGCCATCACCAAACAACATGACATTATTTATGCCTATGTCTACGATGAACAAGATAAACTGTTGCACGATGGCTCGGCGCTCATTGACAGTTATGGCGAGCTGATCCCTACGAGTATCTCCACAGGTTTAGCGAAAGCACCCCATAGCGTTTTGGTTATCGAGCGAACCAATCAACTGCAATTCGCACGCAATGTCTTTATCGGTGAAGAAAAAATCGGCGGTGTGGTCATCGTGTTTTCACTTGATGGTATACGCACTGATATTAGCCAGTTAAATCAATCAATGGCCGAAATAGACAGCTCTCGGCTACGTGCTAATATCTACAGTATTGCCAGTGTTGCCATCATACTCACCGTATTTGGCTCTCTCGCCGCCTGGAAAATTACGCGCCGCTTAGTCATGCCAATTACCCAGCTTTCGCAATACGCCACCTACATAGGTGATGGCAATTATGATTTCAACATTGAGATATCCGATAACCAAGACGAAATAACCGAGTTAGCGGTTTCATTTAATCAGATGAAGGATAATCTGAAAACCTCATCTGAGCAGATTTACCAACTAGCCTATCAAGACGCGCTGACCAAACTCCCCAATCGGCGCTTATTCAAAGAAAAGCTGGAAGCGGCGATCCATCAAGAACAGGCTAAGTTTGCGGTACTGTTTATAGATATCGACAATTTTAAACACGTAAACGATAACTTAGGCCACGACGTTGGCGATGCTCTACTGGTTGAAGTTGCTGAACGACTCAAACAATCTGTGCGTTGTAGTGACGATATTTTTACCGCAGAGGAAAGTGAATTATCAGAGCTACCACAAAGCCATGCCATTATCGCGCGTATCGGGGGCGACGAGTTTACGGTGATTTTGCTTGATATCGACGATCCTGAGCTGATTTCTCCTATCACCCAAAGGATCATCAAAAACATTTGTCAACCTTATGTTATTAATGGCCAAAAAGCCTTTGTTGGCGCGAGTATTGGGGTTGCTACCTACCCTCAAGATGGCACAACAGCATCAAGTTTGATGAAAAATGCTGATATCGCTATGTACCACGCCAAGTTTAATGGCAAGAATCAATGTCAGTTTTATTCTTCAGACATCAATCAAGCGATAAGAAATGAATTAGCGATTGAAAATGATATTGCGTCAGCGCTAGAAGAAGAGCAGTTCCTATTACATTACCAGCCTAAAATTGACTTGCAGCGAGGTGGCTTATGCTCAGTTGAAGCATTGATCCGCTGGCATCACCCAGAGCGAGGTCGTGTCAGCCCAGCTGAGTTTATTCCTGTTGCCGAAAACACCGGGCTAATTCTGCCGATGGGCGAGTGGATCATTGAAACCGCTTGTCGACAGCTAAAAGACTGGCAATCAACGCAAGCTAATCAGGTTGCCATCGCCATCAATATTTCAGCCATCCAGTTTAAACAGGCGGAGCTGGACGATGTGATTTTAAGTATGCTGGATAAATATCAGCTCCCTTACCACTTGCTTGAAATTGAAGTCACCGAAACCGTTGTTATCGAAAATGAAGAAGAGGCGATTAGAATACTTACGCGATTGAGCCAGGCCGGTATTCACATTTGGATAGATGACTTTGGCACAGGCTATTCATCACTCGGTTATCTGCGTAAACTGCCCATATACGGCGTTAAGATTGACTACTCATTTATCCGCGATATTGATAAAAACGAGGGGGCTCAAAAGCTATGTCAGGCAATCATCGCCATGGCCAATAGTTTAAACTTAAAAGTGGTTGCAGAAGGGATAGAGCAAATCAGCCAAGAGAGCATCGTTAAACGCTTGCATTGTGACTACGCTCAGGGTTTTCTCTATGGTAAGGCGCAACCAGGTGACGTGCTATTAGAAAACTTTTTTGAGCAAAAAGAAAATGAAAATGCTGTCAACTCAGTGCGGGAAGTTGACAGCTCAATTCTAAAAAACTAA
- a CDS encoding OprO/OprP family phosphate-selective porin: protein MFLLSKIPGKIAPGPLILSMTTIVSSILLTSPSVFANQLAEESTSFLQLIKTLKDNNTISESQYQALKQQAEHQAEDAAELIDDSDENALAIATQGGLEVSTFDGRYAFEISGRLMYDLTAFDEDNVELGNDSSIRRAYLGVEGKVDYDWGYKLTLDFADGDVDIKDAYLSYQGQTGWLWKLGHAKEPFSLAEQTSSKYITFLERPLATEFAPGRSLGIHANTYGNQWTFAASLTAETWDEDPDDEGDEGWGATTRATYAPWHSDTQALHFGAAMSYRQTSDDNSVKFDIRPETKNTDIKYLNTGKIKQANNINRYGIEAAWVEGPFSVQSEYILTEVDGDFGSNLAFSGWYITSSWMLTGESRNYKFKKGAFGRIKPYAPGGAWELAIRHSALDLNDQDVTGGDSSITTLGVNWYINDRIRTMLNYAMVNNDETADDNGDVQPSDGPNYFQLRLQMDF, encoded by the coding sequence ATGTTTCTATTATCAAAAATACCGGGGAAAATAGCACCCGGCCCTCTCATCTTATCGATGACAACAATTGTCAGCTCAATATTGTTAACTTCGCCAAGCGTTTTCGCTAACCAGTTAGCCGAAGAGTCTACTAGCTTTTTACAGCTAATCAAAACTTTAAAAGACAACAACACCATCTCTGAATCGCAATATCAGGCGCTAAAGCAGCAAGCTGAACATCAAGCAGAAGACGCTGCAGAGCTTATTGATGACAGTGATGAAAATGCATTAGCGATAGCAACGCAAGGCGGCTTGGAAGTGTCAACCTTTGACGGCCGATACGCGTTCGAAATTAGCGGTCGCTTAATGTATGACCTGACGGCATTCGATGAAGATAACGTTGAGCTGGGCAACGATTCCAGTATCCGCCGTGCTTATTTAGGTGTTGAAGGTAAGGTCGATTACGACTGGGGTTATAAATTAACCCTCGATTTTGCCGATGGCGATGTCGATATCAAAGACGCCTACTTGAGCTATCAAGGGCAAACGGGGTGGCTTTGGAAACTTGGCCATGCTAAAGAGCCTTTTAGCCTTGCCGAGCAAACTAGCAGTAAATATATCACCTTTTTAGAGCGCCCGTTGGCAACTGAGTTTGCGCCGGGTCGCAGCTTAGGTATTCACGCTAACACTTACGGTAATCAGTGGACATTTGCCGCCAGTTTAACTGCCGAGACCTGGGATGAAGATCCAGATGATGAAGGTGATGAAGGCTGGGGCGCTACAACGCGCGCTACCTATGCCCCTTGGCACAGTGATACCCAAGCGTTGCACTTTGGTGCCGCAATGTCATACCGTCAGACAAGTGACGACAATAGCGTCAAATTTGATATTCGCCCAGAAACCAAGAACACAGATATCAAGTACTTAAACACTGGCAAGATTAAACAAGCCAATAACATTAACCGTTATGGTATCGAGGCGGCTTGGGTTGAGGGGCCATTCTCAGTGCAATCTGAATATATCTTAACGGAAGTTGACGGTGACTTTGGTTCAAATCTTGCGTTTTCTGGTTGGTATATCACCAGCAGCTGGATGCTAACGGGCGAATCGCGAAACTACAAGTTTAAGAAAGGAGCCTTTGGCCGCATTAAACCTTATGCACCAGGCGGTGCCTGGGAGCTGGCAATTCGCCATAGCGCATTGGATTTGAACGATCAAGATGTCACCGGCGGTGATAGCAGCATTACTACCCTAGGGGTCAATTGGTATATCAATGATCGCATCCGTACCATGTTGAATTACGCTATGGTAAATAATGACGAGACTGCCGATGACAACGGTGATGTACAGCCCTCTGATGGCCCAAATTATTTTCAGTTAAGACTGCAAATGGACTTTTAA
- the rpsP gene encoding 30S ribosomal protein S16: MVTIRLARGGAKKRPFYQVVVADSRNSRDGRFIEKVGFFNPTAQGQAEKLRLDLDRINHWVGQGAGLSDRVAKLVKDAQAAA; this comes from the coding sequence ATGGTTACCATTCGTTTAGCTCGTGGTGGCGCGAAGAAGCGTCCATTCTATCAGGTTGTTGTTGCAGATAGCCGTAACTCTCGCGATGGTCGTTTCATCGAGAAAGTAGGTTTCTTCAACCCAACAGCACAAGGTCAAGCTGAAAAATTACGCTTAGACCTAGATCGTATCAACCACTGGGTTGGTCAAGGTGCTGGTCTATCTGATCGTGTGGCTAAGTTAGTTAAAGACGCTCAAGCAGCTGCTTAA
- the rimM gene encoding ribosome maturation factor RimM (Essential for efficient processing of 16S rRNA) encodes MSEKILLGKVGAVYGIKGWVKVHSFTEDPQAIFDYSPWSLKLGGKEQSAEIVDWRKHNNGLIAKLADVEDRDQAQSLVHSEIFVDESLLPELPEGEFYWRDLIGMSVVTDKGYNLGEVTDIMETGANDVLVVKANRNDGFGKKERLIPYIFDQVIVSVSNETKQICVDWDPGF; translated from the coding sequence ATGAGTGAAAAAATCCTCCTGGGTAAAGTAGGCGCAGTTTACGGTATCAAGGGCTGGGTAAAAGTTCACAGCTTTACTGAAGATCCTCAAGCTATTTTTGACTATTCACCTTGGTCATTAAAATTAGGTGGTAAAGAACAATCAGCGGAAATTGTTGATTGGCGCAAACATAATAACGGCTTAATTGCCAAGTTAGCAGATGTGGAAGATCGCGACCAAGCGCAAAGCTTAGTACATTCGGAAATATTTGTTGATGAGTCACTATTACCAGAGTTGCCGGAAGGCGAGTTTTACTGGCGTGATTTAATTGGTATGAGTGTCGTGACCGACAAAGGTTATAACCTAGGCGAAGTCACCGATATTATGGAAACTGGCGCTAACGACGTACTGGTTGTTAAAGCGAACCGCAACGACGGCTTCGGTAAAAAAGAGCGGTTAATTCCGTATATTTTTGACCAAGTCATTGTCTCGGTAAGCAATGAAACGAAACAAATTTGTGTTGACTGGGACCCAGGTTTTTAA
- a CDS encoding cytochrome C assembly family protein, whose product MDFIDISTLFAAFCYLLATASILTKLFDSKGPNPIWVMLCACLAIVPHTLLTTDLLMSGSSINFSLPNVVTLVSVIITLSITATAIKYRLNLLQPAAYGFAGIWLLSSYFLPDAAHKPLTISEMAVISHITLSLIAYCVLVIACLYSFQVAYINMKLKSKNLAAVNHLPPLMLVERQLFGVLAVGTIALAATNLTGFVFLDGLFSGDNAHKTVLSISALVIYAVILWGHYQKGWRGHRVLTLTIVATVLLTLSYFGSRFVKEFIIR is encoded by the coding sequence GTGGATTTTATCGACATTAGCACTTTATTTGCGGCCTTTTGTTATTTACTCGCAACCGCTTCTATTCTCACTAAGTTATTTGACAGCAAAGGCCCTAACCCTATTTGGGTAATGCTTTGTGCTTGCCTTGCCATAGTGCCACACACGCTGCTAACGACAGATTTACTCATGTCTGGCAGTAGCATCAATTTTAGTCTGCCGAATGTGGTTACCTTGGTCAGTGTGATCATCACTCTCTCAATTACAGCGACCGCAATTAAGTACCGCTTGAACTTGTTACAGCCTGCGGCCTATGGCTTTGCAGGTATATGGCTATTGTCGAGCTATTTTCTGCCCGATGCCGCCCACAAACCTTTAACCATCTCAGAAATGGCCGTGATCAGCCATATCACCTTGTCTTTAATTGCCTATTGCGTGTTGGTTATTGCTTGCTTGTATAGCTTTCAGGTGGCCTACATCAATATGAAACTCAAGTCGAAAAACCTAGCTGCGGTTAATCACCTACCGCCACTTATGCTGGTGGAAAGGCAACTCTTTGGGGTTTTAGCGGTGGGCACCATTGCACTGGCGGCGACAAACTTAACCGGTTTTGTTTTTCTAGACGGGCTGTTCAGTGGTGACAATGCTCACAAAACCGTGCTCTCAATCAGTGCACTCGTGATTTACGCAGTCATTTTATGGGGGCATTATCAAAAAGGATGGCGTGGCCATCGGGTGTTAACCTTAACCATAGTCGCAACAGTACTACTGACTCTGTCATACTTCGGTAGCCGATTTGTGAAAGAATTTATTATCCGCTAG
- a CDS encoding phosphate/phosphite/phosphonate ABC transporter substrate-binding protein: MLRLAMIAILVVSPLLFFASEAAAKPFVISKVSDNPKKHYAYLKPMADYLAKHLSEFGYTEGQVLMAKNNKQMIRYLRKKKVDLVTETIFSSVVFQDKAGAEFLVKKWKKGQRDYEAIIFARKDSNINTFDDFKGKVIAFEDPGSTSAFFVPAAMLLTQGLKLEKLESIREQPYPDSVGYVFSNEEINTSTWVHKNLVQIGALNDHDWHKSDHLPKSYRDDFKIIAKSQRLPRAIELVRPGMSDALKDKLKALLLNMHNDPSAATILAGYQRTTKFEEFDDSITDTIAYARNVVNLLKTKLD; this comes from the coding sequence ATGTTACGCTTAGCAATGATTGCCATTTTGGTGGTTTCGCCATTGTTGTTTTTCGCTTCTGAGGCTGCGGCCAAGCCATTTGTCATCAGCAAAGTCAGCGACAACCCGAAAAAGCACTACGCTTATTTAAAACCTATGGCGGATTATCTGGCCAAACACTTGTCTGAATTCGGTTACACCGAAGGCCAAGTGTTAATGGCCAAAAACAACAAACAGATGATCCGCTATCTCAGGAAGAAAAAAGTCGATCTAGTCACGGAAACCATCTTTTCCAGCGTTGTCTTTCAAGATAAAGCCGGAGCAGAATTTCTGGTAAAGAAATGGAAAAAAGGCCAACGTGACTACGAAGCGATTATTTTCGCGCGCAAAGACAGCAATATTAATACCTTTGACGACTTCAAAGGCAAAGTGATTGCCTTTGAAGACCCCGGCTCTACCAGTGCGTTTTTTGTGCCTGCCGCCATGTTATTAACGCAAGGTCTCAAGCTGGAAAAACTTGAGTCAATTAGAGAGCAACCCTATCCGGACTCAGTTGGCTATGTATTTTCCAATGAAGAAATTAATACCTCCACTTGGGTTCATAAAAACTTAGTGCAAATAGGAGCACTTAACGACCACGACTGGCACAAAAGCGATCATTTACCGAAAAGCTATCGCGATGATTTTAAAATTATCGCTAAAAGCCAGCGGCTACCACGAGCGATTGAGTTAGTCAGGCCGGGCATGAGCGACGCCCTGAAAGACAAGCTTAAAGCGCTATTATTGAATATGCACAACGACCCTAGCGCCGCTACCATACTGGCCGGCTATCAACGGACAACAAAATTTGAAGAATTTGACGACAGTATTACTGACACCATAGCGTACGCACGTAATGTTGTTAATTTATTGAAAACTAAGCTGGACTAA
- a CDS encoding VWA domain-containing protein, translating to MLKKIAVIFILFIAMVSSSQAALIRTALGIAIDESGSIGSTNFATQTAAYAAVLGDPSIVPADGSVVINVFTFSSGTELVQTAIRLNDEADRTTLINSINAMTFSGGGTNIDAGVSAVQTDMDAYLATIDMGEFDTNFRKLIDVSTDGEGFAGSGNAATNQALADGYTEVNCLGIGSSADCSWNEAGLDFAASTFAELEAALRIKIATEINNPATIPTPNSILLLGLSLFCLRLLGGRKV from the coding sequence ATGTTAAAAAAAATAGCAGTAATCTTTATACTTTTTATCGCAATGGTTAGCAGTTCGCAAGCGGCTCTTATCCGCACTGCATTGGGGATTGCGATAGATGAATCGGGTAGTATTGGTAGCACCAACTTTGCCACACAAACAGCAGCTTATGCTGCGGTACTAGGTGATCCCAGTATTGTGCCAGCAGATGGCAGTGTGGTGATCAATGTTTTTACCTTTTCTAGTGGCACTGAGCTTGTGCAAACCGCTATTAGGTTAAATGACGAAGCTGACAGGACTACGCTTATAAATTCCATCAATGCCATGACCTTTAGTGGTGGCGGAACGAATATTGATGCTGGTGTTAGTGCTGTGCAAACCGACATGGATGCTTATCTAGCAACAATTGATATGGGCGAGTTTGATACTAATTTTAGAAAATTGATTGATGTTTCTACTGATGGAGAGGGCTTTGCCGGATCTGGTAACGCGGCGACAAATCAAGCTCTTGCTGATGGTTATACAGAAGTGAATTGTCTTGGCATAGGTTCTAGCGCTGATTGTTCATGGAACGAAGCGGGCTTAGACTTCGCGGCCAGTACTTTTGCTGAGCTTGAAGCTGCACTTCGTATTAAAATTGCAACTGAGATTAATAATCCTGCAACGATTCCAACACCAAATTCTATTTTACTTTTAGGTTTAAGCTTATTCTGCTTGCGTTTGTTAGGTGGTCGTAAGGTTTAG
- the ffh gene encoding signal recognition particle protein — protein MFENLSDRLTKTLKNISGRGRLTEDNIKDTLREVRMALLEADVALPVIRDFIKKVKERAVGQEVSKSLTPGQVFVKIVRTELETAMGEVNEALDLKAAPPAVVLMAGLQGAGKTTSVAKLSKFLKEREKKKVLVVSADVYRPAAIKQLETLASEVGVEFFPSDIKQKPVDIANAAIDHAKRQFFDVLIVDTAGRLHVDEDMMGEIQALHAAIKPVETLFTVDAMTGQDAANTAKAFNDALPLTGVVLTKTDGDARGGAALSIRHITGKPIKFIGVGEKTDALEPFHPDRIASRILGMGDVLSLIEEVEQKVDKKKAEKLAKKVKAGKGFDLEDFREQLVQMKNMGGMMGLMDKLPGMGNLSEQVKGQMDDKITVQMEAIINSMTPAERARPDIIKGSRKRRIAAGSGTQIQDVNKLLKQFTLMQKMMKKMSGKGGMQKMMRGMKGMMPPGMGGGMFGR, from the coding sequence ATGTTTGAGAATCTTTCCGATCGTTTAACCAAAACGCTTAAAAACATCAGTGGTCGTGGTCGCCTGACCGAAGATAATATCAAAGACACCCTGCGCGAAGTGCGTATGGCATTATTAGAAGCGGATGTCGCTTTACCAGTTATCCGCGATTTTATTAAAAAAGTGAAAGAGCGTGCGGTCGGTCAGGAAGTTTCGAAAAGCCTAACACCGGGCCAAGTATTCGTTAAAATTGTTCGCACTGAGCTGGAAACAGCCATGGGTGAAGTGAACGAAGCGCTCGATTTAAAAGCGGCGCCACCAGCTGTGGTCTTGATGGCCGGCTTACAAGGTGCAGGTAAAACAACCTCGGTGGCTAAGCTTTCAAAATTCTTAAAAGAGCGTGAAAAGAAAAAGGTACTGGTTGTTAGTGCGGACGTTTACCGCCCGGCGGCAATTAAGCAGCTTGAAACCTTAGCAAGTGAAGTCGGTGTCGAATTCTTCCCAAGTGATATCAAGCAAAAGCCTGTCGATATTGCCAATGCGGCGATTGATCATGCCAAACGCCAATTTTTTGATGTATTGATTGTTGATACAGCCGGTCGCTTACATGTTGATGAAGACATGATGGGTGAGATTCAAGCACTACACGCCGCGATTAAGCCTGTTGAAACCTTATTCACCGTTGATGCTATGACAGGTCAAGATGCGGCGAATACGGCAAAGGCGTTCAACGATGCGCTGCCATTAACCGGTGTGGTATTAACCAAAACCGATGGTGATGCCCGTGGTGGTGCGGCGTTGTCAATTCGTCATATCACTGGCAAGCCAATCAAGTTTATTGGTGTTGGTGAGAAAACTGATGCGTTAGAGCCTTTCCACCCAGATCGTATTGCCTCACGTATTCTTGGTATGGGTGATGTCTTATCGCTTATCGAAGAAGTCGAGCAAAAAGTCGATAAGAAGAAAGCTGAGAAGCTTGCGAAGAAGGTAAAAGCAGGCAAAGGCTTTGACTTAGAAGACTTCCGTGAGCAGCTGGTACAAATGAAAAACATGGGCGGTATGATGGGCTTGATGGACAAGCTGCCGGGCATGGGCAATTTATCTGAGCAAGTGAAAGGTCAGATGGATGATAAAATTACCGTGCAAATGGAAGCCATTATTAACTCCATGACACCAGCAGAGCGCGCTCGCCCTGATATCATCAAAGGCTCTCGTAAACGTCGCATTGCTGCCGGCTCTGGTACGCAAATTCAAGACGTGAATAAGCTATTAAAACAATTTACCCTGATGCAGAAAATGATGAAGAAAATGTCGGGTAAAGGCGGCATGCAGAAAATGATGCGCGGTATGAAAGGTATGATGCCGCCAGGTATGGGCGGTGGTATGTTCGGCCGTTAA